Proteins encoded in a region of the Benincasa hispida cultivar B227 chromosome 2, ASM972705v1, whole genome shotgun sequence genome:
- the LOC120071969 gene encoding uncharacterized protein LOC120071969, which produces MVLEGILDGFCPVLVFSEILDALWGLKNNGFFVQLLASDKLTGDNYATWKLKLNTILVIDDLQCILTKECPPIPSSNANRNVRDAYDRWIRANEKACAYILASISDVLAKKHESMSIARGIMESLHRMFG; this is translated from the exons atggtACTTGAAGGCATACTCGATGGTTTTTGCCCAGTGTtggtatttagtgaaatacttGATGCATTATGGGGATTAAAG aataaCGGGTTCTTTGTACAACTATTGGCTTCTGATAAACTTACAGGGGATAACTATGCTACATGGAAATTGAAGCTAAACACTATACTGGTGATAGATGACTTACAGTGCATTTTAACaaaggagtgtcctcccattcctagctcaaatGCAAACCGAAATGTTCGAGATGCATACGATAGATGGATCAGAGCTAACGAAAAAGCTTGTGCATATATCcttgccagcatatctgatgtattggccaagaaacatgagagcATGAGTATTGCTAGGgggattatggaatctctgcatAGGATGTTTGGATAA